One window of Perca flavescens isolate YP-PL-M2 chromosome 15, PFLA_1.0, whole genome shotgun sequence genomic DNA carries:
- the LOC114569991 gene encoding uncharacterized protein LOC114569991, whose amino-acid sequence MGSKQQRNICHLAMVYFLLSSTSPAADGQIRLTGSGSTQCSGRVEIYYNNIWGTVCDDDWDLNDAEVVCRQLGCNKALSAPQSARFGEGTGIIWLDDVVCSGSERSLTQCKHSGFGTNNCGHGEDAGVVCSDVRLAGSTLCSGRVEIYYNNIWGTACDDDWDLNDAEVVCRQLGCGTALSAPKSAHFGEGTGKIWLDDVACSGSERSVTLCQHSGFGTHNCEHREDAGVVCSALLPKPSISMNPAAKVTWGQNVGINCSVSTQTQQILSPTFILKKASSSVGETQTSSTNSATFNMRGVNFDNEGSYQCQYKITVSGQVFTSSSNSVSLSVTVPLQQPSISLTSPNRGLVWGPEGAQITGGFSFVFTCSTSSHYPGGVFHLIFSGSNLINTEPAVNQSASFSFPVAEYEQQGNYSCVYEVTLSSRRFTSTQTAPISVIIKMHLLLLVSSVAAGGLLLLLLVLVVVCLVCKRRRRAKHTGALVQTQLAVRVRNDYEDNEYEDDEADYENVDPMDTKKNLKEEAGKGQEVETNDYVEPESDEDHDYEEAGPSASIIKTNKVYFSVEENSEEEEDNEDDYENVDPMDTTKKLKEEAGKGEEEETDDYVEPESDEDHDYEEAGPSVSIMKTNEVYFSVEENREEEEEEEEEEEEDDDDYENVTKPFG is encoded by the exons ATGGGGAGCAAACAACAGAGAAACATTTGCCATTTGGCCATGG TCTATTTTCTCTTGAGTTCAACTTCACCTGCTGCAG ATGGTCAGATCAGATTAACTGGGTCTGGGTCTACTCAGTGCTCTGGAAGAGTTGAAATCTATTACAACAACATCTGGGGAACAGTGTGTGATGATGATTGGGACTTAAACGATGCTGAGGTGGTTTGCAGACAGTTGGGTTGTAATAAGGCACTGAGTGCCCCTCAATCGGCCCGCTTTGGTGAAGGAACTGGAATAATTTGGCTTGATGATGTGGTCTGTTCAGGAAGTGAGAGGTCTCTAACTCAGTGTAAGCACAGTGGATTTGGGACAAACAACTGTGGACATGGAGAGGATGCTGGTGTGGTCTGTTCAG ATGTCAGATTGGCTGGGTCTACTCTGTGCTCTGGTCGAGTTGAAATCTATTACAACAACATCTGGGGAACAGCCTGTGATGATGATTGGGACTTAAACGATGCTGAGGTGGTTTGCAGACAGTTGGGCTGTGGTACGGCACTGAGTGCCCCTAAGTCAGCCCACTTTGGTGAAGGAACCGGAAAAATCTGGCTTGATGATGTGGCCTGTTCAGGAAGTGAAAggtctgtaactctgtgtcagcaCAGTGGATTTGGGACACACAACTGTGAACATAGAGAGGATGCTGGTGTGGTCTGTTCAG CACTCCTCCCTAAGCCCAGCATCTCCATGAATCCTGCTGCTAAGGTTACCTGGGGCCAGAATGTCGGCATCAATTGTTCTGTCTCAACTCAAACTCAACAGATTTTAAGtccaacatttattttgaaaaaggctTCAAGTTCAGTTGGAGAGACCCAAACGTCAAGTACCAACTCTGCTACCTTCAACATGCGTGGAGTCAACTTTGACAACGAAGGATCATACCAGTGTCAGTATAAGATAACAGTTTCAGGTcaagtcttcacctcctcaagTAACTCTGTCAGCCTCTCTGTTACTG TGCCGCTGCAGCAGCCCAGCATCTCCCTAACATCTCCTAACAGAGGGCTGGTCTGGGGCCCTGAAGGTGCACAGATCACCGGGGGTTTCAGCTTTGTCTTCACctgctccacttcctcccattATCCTGGAGGTGTTTTCCATCTCATCTTCTCTGGTTCAAACCTCATCAACACAGAGCCAGCAGTCAACCAGTCAGCCTCCTTTTCCTTCCCGGTGGCTGAGTATGAACAACAGGGAAACTACAGCTGTGTGTATGAAGTCACGCTGTCCTCGAGAAGATTCACTTCTACACAGACAGCACCTATTAGTGTCATCATTAAAA TGCATTTGTTGCTGCTGGTCTCTTCAGTAGCTGCTGGgggtctgctgctgctcctgctagTCTTGGTGGTGGTCTGTCTTGTCTGCAAGAGAAGACGACGAGCCAAGCACACTGGAGCCCTCGTCCAAACTCAAT TGGCTGTCAGAGTCAGGAATGATTATGAAGATAACGAGTATGAGGACGACGAGGCTGACTATGAAAATGTTGATCCAATGGACACCAAGAAGAATCTTAAGGAGGAAGCAGGGAAAGGGCAGGAAGTGGAGACTAATGATTATGTGGAGCCAGAGAGCGACGAAGATCATGATTATGAGGAAGCAGGCCCAAGTGCAAGTATTATAAAGACCAACAAGGTCTATTTCAGCGTAGAGGAAAacagcgaagaagaagaagataatgAAGATGACTATGAAAATGTTGATCCAATGGACACCACAAAGAAACTCAAAGAGGAAGCAGGgaaaggggaggaagaggagactgATGATTATGTGGAGCCAGAGAGCGACGAAGATCATGATTATGAGGAAGCAGGCCCAAGTGTAAGTATTATGAAGACCAACGAGGTCTATTTCAGCGTAGAggaaaacagagaagaagaagaagaagaagaagaagaagaagaagaagatgatgatgattatgaaaatgtaaCCAAGCCATTTGGTTAA